The following proteins are co-located in the Deinococcus aerius genome:
- a CDS encoding APH(3') family aminoglycoside O-phosphotransferase, whose amino-acid sequence MTLTLPESLRRVLPAARWESVTHGESGAGVWRSQRFVVKVQERGGSPVSTLLQERERLRWFRGRVPVPAVVGYEVTDTHEYLAMTRLPGIPMSDPDALLHPGRVTDLLARALRELHALPVRECPFNMTLPVTLRLAREQVEAGRVDEADFDDERQGWSAAQVWKELVRTRPTQEDVVVTHGDPCLPNLILNGAYVEGFIDVGRAGLADRHADLALTYRSLIRNIDQEHAERFLDLYGREFVDGGKLAYYRLLDELF is encoded by the coding sequence ATGACCCTCACCCTGCCCGAGTCCCTGCGCCGGGTGCTCCCCGCCGCCCGTTGGGAAAGCGTCACCCACGGCGAGAGCGGGGCGGGCGTGTGGCGCAGCCAGCGGTTCGTGGTGAAGGTGCAGGAACGCGGAGGGTCGCCCGTCAGTACCCTCCTCCAAGAGCGGGAGCGGCTGCGCTGGTTCCGGGGCCGGGTGCCCGTGCCCGCCGTGGTCGGCTACGAGGTGACGGACACGCACGAGTACCTCGCCATGACCCGCCTGCCCGGCATTCCCATGAGTGACCCCGACGCCCTGCTGCACCCGGGGCGCGTCACCGACCTCCTCGCCCGGGCGCTGCGCGAGCTGCATGCCCTTCCCGTGCGCGAGTGCCCCTTCAACATGACCCTGCCCGTCACCCTGCGCCTCGCCCGCGAGCAGGTCGAGGCGGGGCGGGTGGACGAGGCCGACTTCGACGACGAACGGCAGGGCTGGAGTGCCGCCCAGGTTTGGAAAGAACTGGTCCGCACTCGGCCCACCCAAGAAGATGTGGTCGTCACCCACGGCGACCCCTGCCTTCCCAACCTCATCCTGAACGGCGCGTACGTGGAGGGTTTCATCGACGTGGGACGCGCGGGTCTGGCCGACCGCCATGCCGACCTCGCCCTGACGTACCGGAGCCTCATTCGCAATATCGACCAGGAACACGCCGAGCGCTTTCTCGATCTCTACGGGCGGGAGTTCGTCGATGGGGGGAAGCTGGCGTATTACCGATTACTGGATGAATTGTTCTGA
- a CDS encoding MMPL family transporter, whose protein sequence is MRALALLVTRRPWLVLLLWALLAAVSAYPASLAPRNLSANPGELKDAESSRVTALLRERFGERDTNTALLVTRSNPPLSTPQGRAVYDRFVTDLEAVPGVTRVLRAGVQGTVPTVSPDGTLALTVAQIPLREGASGALARVRAYAEQAEQELGGGRLDVRVTGGQAIADDFTAFAEGDTKRSEFAALPLTGLVLLGVFGALVATGLPLAVGVLSITVAMAGLYGLTRVAEVSTFAQSVITLIGLGAGIDYALLMVNRFREELARDGDSRAAAARTVLTAGRSVLFSGLTVAIAMAALIIPPIAFVRSMGLGGVLAVLLTVLASVTALPALLALLGERVNSPRLLRFTWSQSAGVSGAWTAFARRVTARPWLAVILSTLFLLVLALPALGMRTGYAGAWGLTPGVESRDALADVRDLGAGGLLSQFEVILDLGGRRYGPEDRARFRQVVNDLRALPGVQAVISPFLTPADLAGEVGNRGTDTLGALSLLTRRSFSEDRTLLRVTVVPGTYLRADQIDPFEARLRATLSRSGFRFLLGGAPVGEREFSRAITDALPAAVLTVFGATFLLLTVAFRSLLVPLKSILMNALTVGAAYGVVTLVVQEGFLAGPLGIPRDVGVLDSSLPLILFAVLFGLSMDYEIFLLSRVQEEVLRGHPNDEAVVLAVGRTARIITSAALIMFIVFCAFVVGRVVANKSIGLGLAVAVALDATLVRLVLVPAFLKIAGHWNWWLPGWLGRRMPRVRVEH, encoded by the coding sequence GTGCGTGCGCTTGCCCTCCTCGTGACCCGTCGGCCCTGGCTGGTGCTGCTGCTGTGGGCGCTGCTCGCCGCCGTGAGTGCCTATCCGGCCTCGCTCGCCCCGAGGAATCTCAGCGCCAATCCCGGGGAATTGAAGGACGCCGAGAGTTCCCGCGTGACGGCCCTGCTCCGCGAGCGCTTCGGCGAGAGGGACACGAACACGGCCCTGCTGGTCACCCGCTCGAACCCGCCCCTGAGTACGCCGCAGGGCCGGGCCGTCTACGACCGTTTCGTCACCGATTTGGAGGCGGTACCGGGCGTCACCCGCGTGCTGCGGGCGGGAGTGCAGGGAACGGTGCCCACCGTCAGCCCGGACGGCACGCTGGCCCTGACCGTCGCGCAGATTCCGCTGCGGGAGGGGGCGAGTGGGGCGCTGGCCCGGGTGCGCGCCTACGCCGAACAGGCAGAGCAGGAGCTGGGGGGGGGGCGGCTCGACGTGCGCGTCACGGGCGGGCAGGCCATCGCGGACGATTTCACCGCCTTCGCCGAGGGGGACACCAAACGCAGCGAGTTCGCGGCCCTGCCCCTCACCGGGCTCGTGCTGCTGGGCGTCTTTGGGGCCCTCGTCGCCACCGGGCTGCCGCTGGCCGTCGGGGTCCTGAGCATCACGGTGGCGATGGCGGGACTGTACGGGCTGACGCGGGTGGCGGAGGTGTCCACCTTCGCCCAGAGTGTGATCACCCTGATCGGCCTGGGGGCGGGGATCGACTACGCCCTGCTCATGGTCAACCGCTTCCGCGAGGAACTGGCGCGGGACGGGGACTCGCGGGCGGCGGCGGCCAGAACCGTCCTCACCGCCGGGCGCAGCGTGCTGTTCAGCGGCCTGACGGTCGCCATCGCGATGGCCGCCCTGATCATCCCGCCCATCGCCTTTGTGCGCTCGATGGGCCTGGGCGGTGTTCTGGCCGTGCTCCTCACCGTGCTGGCGAGCGTGACCGCGCTGCCCGCCCTGCTGGCGCTGCTCGGCGAACGGGTGAACAGCCCCCGGCTCCTCAGGTTCACCTGGAGTCAGAGCGCGGGGGTCTCCGGGGCGTGGACCGCCTTCGCCCGGCGGGTGACGGCGCGGCCCTGGCTGGCGGTCATTCTCAGCACCCTCTTCCTGCTCGTGCTCGCGCTGCCCGCCCTGGGGATGAGGACCGGGTACGCGGGCGCCTGGGGCCTCACGCCCGGGGTGGAGAGCCGGGATGCCCTCGCCGACGTGCGTGACCTGGGGGCGGGCGGCCTCCTCAGCCAGTTTGAGGTCATCCTCGACCTGGGGGGCAGGCGGTACGGCCCGGAGGACCGCGCCCGGTTCCGGCAGGTGGTGAATGACCTGCGCGCGTTGCCCGGCGTGCAAGCGGTCATCAGCCCCTTCCTCACGCCCGCTGACCTGGCTGGGGAGGTTGGGAACAGGGGGACAGACACACTGGGAGCCCTGAGCCTCCTCACCCGCCGCTCCTTCAGCGAGGACCGGACCCTGCTGCGCGTCACCGTCGTCCCAGGCACCTACCTGCGTGCCGACCAGATCGACCCCTTCGAGGCGCGGCTGCGGGCGACGCTTTCGCGGAGCGGGTTCCGCTTCCTGTTGGGCGGCGCCCCGGTCGGCGAGCGCGAGTTCAGCCGGGCGATCACGGACGCGCTGCCCGCAGCCGTCCTTACCGTTTTCGGGGCGACCTTCCTGCTGCTGACGGTCGCCTTCCGCAGCCTGCTCGTGCCTCTCAAGAGCATCCTGATGAACGCGCTGACGGTGGGCGCGGCTTACGGGGTCGTCACGCTCGTCGTGCAGGAGGGCTTTCTCGCCGGGCCGCTCGGCATTCCGCGGGACGTGGGCGTCCTCGACTCCAGCCTGCCCCTGATCCTCTTCGCGGTGCTCTTCGGCCTGAGCATGGATTACGAGATTTTCCTGCTCTCCCGCGTGCAGGAGGAGGTGCTGCGCGGCCACCCCAACGACGAGGCGGTGGTCCTCGCCGTGGGCCGCACCGCCCGGATCATCACGTCGGCGGCCCTGATCATGTTCATCGTGTTCTGCGCCTTTGTCGTCGGGCGGGTCGTCGCCAACAAGAGCATCGGCCTGGGGCTGGCCGTCGCGGTGGCCCTGGACGCCACCCTCGTGCGGCTCGTCCTCGTGCCCGCCTTCCTCAAGATCGCGGGGCACTGGAACTGGTGGCTGCCAGGCTGGCTGGGCCGCCGGATGCCCAGGGTCCGGGTGGAGCACTGA
- the thrB gene encoding homoserine kinase, giving the protein MTSFTVRAPASSANLGPGFDSLGLSVPLYTTLRVTPQEVTEVVPLGPELEGTPADEGNYVYRAMELAAGRARRPLPPARVEIETEVPLARGLGSSAAALVAGIVAGNELLGRPLSDEQVLDVAAREEGHPDNVAPALFGGIVVATLDKLGTHYVRLDPPANLGVTVLIPDFELSTSKARAVLPGEYSRADAVHALSHAALLAAALAQGRLDLLRHAMQDYIHQIWRAPLVPGLSDILEEAHRHGALGAALSGAGPTVLCFHDTRENTERLHRYLHGVMTKNGLTGRVLDLPIDTRGTVVERQQQGSPVKD; this is encoded by the coding sequence ATGACCTCCTTCACTGTTCGCGCCCCCGCGTCGAGCGCCAACCTCGGCCCCGGGTTCGACAGCCTGGGACTGAGCGTGCCCCTCTACACCACGCTGCGGGTCACGCCCCAGGAGGTTACCGAGGTCGTACCCCTTGGCCCTGAGCTGGAGGGCACCCCCGCCGACGAGGGCAACTACGTGTACCGGGCGATGGAGCTGGCGGCCGGGCGGGCACGGCGGCCCCTCCCCCCCGCCCGCGTCGAGATCGAGACGGAGGTGCCGCTGGCCCGGGGGCTCGGGAGCAGCGCCGCCGCGCTCGTAGCGGGAATCGTGGCCGGGAACGAGCTGCTAGGCCGGCCCCTGAGCGACGAGCAGGTGCTGGACGTGGCCGCGCGTGAGGAGGGGCACCCCGACAACGTGGCCCCGGCCCTTTTCGGCGGCATCGTGGTCGCCACGCTCGACAAGCTGGGCACGCATTACGTCCGGCTGGACCCCCCGGCGAACCTGGGCGTGACGGTCCTCATCCCCGACTTCGAACTCAGCACGAGCAAGGCCCGCGCCGTGCTGCCGGGGGAATACAGCCGGGCCGACGCCGTCCACGCCCTCTCGCACGCGGCGCTGCTGGCCGCCGCCCTCGCGCAGGGGCGGCTCGACCTGCTGCGGCACGCGATGCAGGACTACATCCACCAGATCTGGCGGGCGCCGCTCGTGCCCGGCCTGAGCGACATTCTGGAGGAGGCGCACCGCCACGGCGCGCTGGGCGCGGCGCTGAGCGGGGCGGGGCCGACCGTGCTGTGCTTCCACGACACGCGGGAGAACACCGAGCGGCTGCACCGTTACCTGCACGGGGTGATGACCAAGAACGGGCTGACCGGGCGGGTCCTCGACCTGCCCATCGATACGCGGGGAACGGTCGTGGAGAGGCAGCAGCAGGGCTCCCCAGTCAAGGACTGA